The Miscanthus floridulus cultivar M001 chromosome 7, ASM1932011v1, whole genome shotgun sequence genome includes a region encoding these proteins:
- the LOC136464028 gene encoding uncharacterized protein — MAGTTVCSMCGDVGFPDKLFRCARCRRRFQHSYCTNYYGDAAPAQAGAGLCDWCLSNDVVGGWKKRQHSSASGCDKQHPQVVEEEAGRGAQQPAASFPPSGCSKQGAGKVTGGSEHGEGGRRPRRYKLLKDVLC, encoded by the exons ATGGCCGGCACCACCGTGTGCTCCATGTGCGGCGACGTCGGGTTCCCCGACAAGCTCTTCCGCTGcgcccgctgccgccgccgcttccaGCACTC CTACTGCACCAACTACTACGGCGACGCGGcaccggcccaggcgggcgccgGCTTGTGCGACTGGTGCCTCAGCAACGACGTCGTCGGTGGCTGGAAGAAGCGGCAGCACTCTTCGGCGTCGGGATGCGACAAGCAGCACCCGCAGGTGGTGGAAGAAGAGGCAGGCAGAGGCGCGCAGCAGCCGGCGGCGTCGTTCCCGCCCAGCGGGTGCAGCAAGCAGGGCGCCGGCAAGGTCACCGGCGGCAGCGAGCACGGCGAGGGCGGCCGGAGGCCCCGCAGGTACAAGCTCCTCAAGGACGTGCTGTGCTAG
- the LOC136464030 gene encoding protein NUCLEAR FUSION DEFECTIVE 6, mitochondrial-like isoform X1 — MASTCFRAAARVASAASRSAAASRSAPSASRASAAAARRASCFSRVPVELGCCAGLSLLPLHSAVAAARLTSRLSTACRALSQEMGLSVRR, encoded by the exons ATGGCCTCGACCTGCTTCCGCGCCGCCGCCCGCGTGGCCTCCGCCGCCAGCCGCTCGGCGGCGGCCTCCCGCTCCGCTCCCTCCGCgtcccgcgccagcgccgccgccgcccgccgcgcctCGTGCTTCTCCAG GGTGCCGGTGGAGCTCGGGTGCTGCGCGGGATTGTCGCTGCTGCCGCTGCAcagcgcggtggcggcggccaggCTGACGTCGCGGCTGAGCACGGCGTGCCGTGCTCTCTCTCAGG AGATGGGTCTATCCGTTCGAAGGTGA
- the LOC136464030 gene encoding protein NUCLEAR FUSION DEFECTIVE 6, mitochondrial-like isoform X3, whose protein sequence is MASTCFRAAARVASAASRSAAASRSAPSASRASAAAARRASCFSRVPVELGCCAGLSLLPLHSAVAAARLTSRLSTACRALSQDENDGT, encoded by the exons ATGGCCTCGACCTGCTTCCGCGCCGCCGCCCGCGTGGCCTCCGCCGCCAGCCGCTCGGCGGCGGCCTCCCGCTCCGCTCCCTCCGCgtcccgcgccagcgccgccgccgcccgccgcgcctCGTGCTTCTCCAG GGTGCCGGTGGAGCTCGGGTGCTGCGCGGGATTGTCGCTGCTGCCGCTGCAcagcgcggtggcggcggccaggCTGACGTCGCGGCTGAGCACGGCGTGCCGTGCTCTCTCTCAGG ATGAAAATGATGGTACGTGA
- the LOC136464030 gene encoding protein NUCLEAR FUSION DEFECTIVE 6, mitochondrial-like isoform X2, whose product MASTCFRAAARVASAASRSAAASRSAPSASRASAAAARRASCFSRVPVELGCCAGLSLLPLHSAVAAARLTSRLSTACRALSQGTAAGT is encoded by the exons ATGGCCTCGACCTGCTTCCGCGCCGCCGCCCGCGTGGCCTCCGCCGCCAGCCGCTCGGCGGCGGCCTCCCGCTCCGCTCCCTCCGCgtcccgcgccagcgccgccgccgcccgccgcgcctCGTGCTTCTCCAG GGTGCCGGTGGAGCTCGGGTGCTGCGCGGGATTGTCGCTGCTGCCGCTGCAcagcgcggtggcggcggccaggCTGACGTCGCGGCTGAGCACGGCGTGCCGTGCTCTCTCTCAGG GCACTGCTGCAGGCACATGA
- the LOC136464031 gene encoding uncharacterized protein isoform X1, translating into MAAAAAVPDGVSSCGSTNMRRADHLPQLPIPLPCMGEPTAASRVSPGSSPARSEASRGAPGYNADAEPDPEPEAEASVGRSTQMPLAMAAMGGRGGPYGRRPASSYCSCAAWSAGSLTRHRPASPSPICSPVNSHGGGGEEEDREPHGGDDASSFVTPRMRRCLHGPRFSTWPAFDLDSMLSIECCRNELIHPASLCWSRSGLLDGGA; encoded by the exons atggccgccgctgccgccgtcccGGACGGCGTCTCCTCCTGCGGGAGCACCAACATGCGCCGCGCCGACCACCTCCCTCAGCTCCCGATCCCGCTGCCCTGCATGGGCGAGCCCACCGCCGCCTCCCGCGTCTCGCCAGGCTCCTCCCCGGCCCGCTCCGAGGCCTCGCGGGGCGCCCCTGGCTACAACGCCGACGCCGAGCCGGACCCGGAGCCCGAGGCTGAGGCCTCCGTGGGGCGGAGCACGCAGATGCCGCTCGCGATGGCCGCCATGGGCGGGCGCGGCGGGCCCTACGGCCGCCGCCCGGCCTCGTCCTACTGCAGCTGCGCCGCGTGGAGCGCCGGGTCGCTCACCAGGCACCGCCCCGCATCGCCGTCCCCGATCTGCAGCCCCGTGaacagccacggcggcggcggggaggaggaggaccgcgaACCGCACGGGGGTGACGACGCCTCCTCGTTCGTCACGCCACGGATG CGAAGGTGTCTCCATGGTCCTCGGTTCTCCACCTGGCCTGCATTTGATCTTGATTCCATGCTTAGTATTGAATGCTGTCGGAATGAGCTGATACATCCTGCTAGTCTATGTTGGAGTAGAAGTGGTCTCTTGGACGGAGGTGCTTAG
- the LOC136464031 gene encoding uncharacterized protein isoform X2: MAAAAAVPDGVSSCGSTNMRRADHLPQLPIPLPCMGEPTAASRVSPGSSPARSEASRGAPGYNADAEPDPEPEAEASVGRSTQMPLAMAAMGGRGGPYGRRPASSYCSCAAWSAGSLTRHRPASPSPICSPVNSHGGGGEEEDREPHGGDDASSFVTPRMVSPWSSVLHLACI; encoded by the exons atggccgccgctgccgccgtcccGGACGGCGTCTCCTCCTGCGGGAGCACCAACATGCGCCGCGCCGACCACCTCCCTCAGCTCCCGATCCCGCTGCCCTGCATGGGCGAGCCCACCGCCGCCTCCCGCGTCTCGCCAGGCTCCTCCCCGGCCCGCTCCGAGGCCTCGCGGGGCGCCCCTGGCTACAACGCCGACGCCGAGCCGGACCCGGAGCCCGAGGCTGAGGCCTCCGTGGGGCGGAGCACGCAGATGCCGCTCGCGATGGCCGCCATGGGCGGGCGCGGCGGGCCCTACGGCCGCCGCCCGGCCTCGTCCTACTGCAGCTGCGCCGCGTGGAGCGCCGGGTCGCTCACCAGGCACCGCCCCGCATCGCCGTCCCCGATCTGCAGCCCCGTGaacagccacggcggcggcggggaggaggaggaccgcgaACCGCACGGGGGTGACGACGCCTCCTCGTTCGTCACGCCACGGATG GTGTCTCCATGGTCCTCGGTTCTCCACCTGGCCTGCATTTGA
- the LOC136464032 gene encoding F-box protein At5g51370-like — translation MAAAPHPPPLEPDQTLALPDAFLLRVLACLPEPHLTGAASLVCRRWTRLAGRLRRRLAVRDWAFVAHRLPYRFPDLAGLDLFPASIAAPTAAAAPHASPLLTCGAVSLTLDPSADPPLGACRFIDDDALDRGLAAVAASLPNLRRLSATAASESGGLMAIAGGCPTLQELELHRCTDLALRPVSAFAHLQILRIVTACPALYGTAEGGGVTDIGLTILAHGCKRLVKLELQGCEGSYDGIAAVGRCCAMLEELTIVDHRMDGGWLAALAFCGNLKTLRLQSCSRIDDDPGPAEHLGACLTLESLQLHRCQLRDRSALHALFLVCEGAREIQVQNCWGLEDDMFALAGLCRRVKFLLLEGCSLLTTRGLESVITSWSDLQSLEVVTCNKIKDEEITPALSELFSNLKELKWRPDNKSLLAASLVGTGMGKKGRVFFKRILPAHQRIKGKVLKCCCTKFLVLRSQIS, via the exons ATGGCGGCCGCGCCACACCCGCCGCCGCTCGAGCCCGATCAAACCCTAGCGCTCCCGGACGCGTTCCTCCTCCGCGTCCTCGCCTGCCTCCCGGAGCCCCACCTCACGGGCGCCGCCTCGCTGGTCTGCAGGCGGTGGACGCGCCTCGCGGGGCGCCTGCGCCGCCGCCTCGCCGTGCGGGACTGGGCCTTCGTCGCGCACCGCCTGCCCTACCGCTTCCCCGACCTGGCCGGCCTCGACCTGTTCCCGGCCTCCATCGCCGCGCCCACCGCCGCGGCGGCGCCCCACGCGTCCCCGCTCCTCACCTGCGGCGCGGTCTCGCTAACCCTAGACCCCAGCGCGGACCCGCCGCTCGGCGCCTGCCGCTTCATCGACGACGACGCGCTCGACCGGGGACTCGCCGCAGTCGCCGCTAGCCTCCCCAACCTCCGCCGTCTCTCGGCCACCGCCGCCTCTGAGTCCGGCGGGCTCATGGCCATCGCCGGCGGATGCCCGACGCTGCAGGAGCTCgagctccaccgctgcaccgaccTCGCCCTCCGCCCGGTCTCCGCCTTCGCGCACCTCCAGATCCTCCGCATTGTCACCGCGTGCCCCGCGCTCTACGGCACCGCCGAGGGCGGCGGCGTCACTGACATCGGCCTCACCATCCTCGCCCATGGATGCAAGCGGCTCGTCAAGCTGGAGCTTCAGGGTTGCGAGGGGAGCTACGACGGCATCGCGGCTGTGGGGCGCTGCTGTGCGATGCTTGAGGAGCTCACCATCGTTGACCACAGGATGGACGGCGGGTGGCTTGCTGCCCTAGCATTCTGTGGGAACCTCAAGACCCTGCGGCTGCAGAGTTGCAGCAGGATCGACGACGACCCTGGCCCAGCGGAACACCTTGGTGCTTGTCTCACCCTCGAGAGCTTGCAGCTGCACCGGTGCCAGCTGCGTGACCGTAGCGCCCTCCACGCCCTCTTTTTGGTCTGCGAGGGAGCCCGTGAGATACAGGTCCAGAATTGCTGGGGCCTTGAAGATGATATGTTTGCCTTGGCTGGCCTATGCAG GAGAGTAAAATTCCTGTTGTTAGAAGGGTGCTCACTATTAACAACTCGAGGTCTCGAATCAGTGATAACCTCATGGAGCGATCTCCAGAGTCTAGAAGTTGTTACCTGCAACAAAATCAAGGATGAGGAAATAACCCCTGCCCTTTCAGAGCTATTCTCCAATCTCAAAGAGCTGAAGTGGCGGCCTGACAACAAGTCACTTCTTGCCGCGAGCCTCGTTGGCACTGGGATGGGAAAGAAGGGCAGGGTATTTTTCAAAAGG ATCTTACCCGCCCATCAACGGATCAAAGGGAAGGTGCTCAAGTGTTGCTGCACAAAGTTCTTAGTGCTCAGAAGCCAAATTTCTTGA